A section of the Sporomusaceae bacterium FL31 genome encodes:
- the hemN gene encoding coproporphyrinogen III oxidase: MSVGLYVHIPFCKQKCYYCDFPSYAGLEHLYKDYVAALVREISDQGGLLSESVVDSIFIGGGTPTVLPTHLLVVVLENIKRSFRVAPNAEISIEANPGTTEKTMLQEIRRLGVNRISFGVQSFSNDVLREIGRIHTAETAVDSVVLAQDCGFTNINIDLMYGLPNQSLEQLKRSLLVAYQLEIQHLSVYGLKVEEGTCFAELEAEGALNLPGDDEDEAMYELSIANNTQHGFKRYEISNFAKLSYECRHNLKYWYSEPYLGLGAAAHSFLDGVRRANVSSVKDYIECSRSGKSLVASVEQPTVETAMAEFSFLALRTVRGISIRDFNKKFNNDFFAVYQHRLNRLERMEAILSDGEYVWLTPQGMKFGNAVFREFLL, from the coding sequence ATGAGCGTAGGATTATATGTCCATATTCCTTTTTGCAAACAAAAGTGTTATTACTGTGACTTCCCATCATATGCTGGCTTAGAGCACCTATATAAAGATTATGTAGCCGCCTTGGTTCGGGAAATTTCCGACCAGGGCGGTCTTCTGTCTGAAAGTGTAGTGGACAGCATTTTTATAGGCGGCGGAACTCCGACTGTTTTGCCGACCCATCTATTGGTTGTTGTGTTGGAAAATATCAAAAGATCGTTTCGGGTTGCACCTAACGCTGAAATCAGTATTGAAGCTAATCCGGGGACAACAGAAAAGACTATGTTGCAAGAAATACGTCGGCTAGGTGTAAACCGAATTAGTTTTGGTGTCCAATCCTTTTCAAACGATGTACTTCGGGAAATCGGTCGTATCCATACCGCAGAAACAGCTGTTGATTCCGTTGTCTTAGCTCAGGATTGTGGTTTTACTAATATTAATATTGATCTGATGTATGGTCTTCCTAATCAGTCGCTGGAGCAACTTAAACGCAGTCTTTTGGTTGCTTATCAATTGGAAATTCAACATTTATCGGTTTATGGACTGAAAGTTGAGGAAGGAACCTGTTTTGCTGAATTAGAAGCTGAAGGTGCTTTGAATCTTCCAGGTGATGATGAGGATGAAGCCATGTATGAACTGAGTATTGCTAATAATACGCAGCATGGATTTAAACGGTATGAAATATCTAATTTTGCAAAATTAAGCTATGAGTGCCGTCATAATTTAAAATATTGGTATTCAGAGCCTTATCTGGGGTTAGGAGCAGCCGCTCATTCGTTCCTAGACGGGGTTCGCAGGGCAAATGTAAGCTCTGTAAAAGACTATATCGAGTGTAGTAGGTCTGGTAAGTCACTTGTAGCAAGTGTTGAGCAGCCTACTGTTGAAACAGCAATGGCTGAATTTTCATTTTTGGCTTTGCGAACAGTCCGAGGAATATCGATTCGTGATTTTAATAAAAAATTCAATAATGACTTCTTTGCTGTATACCAACATCGCTTAAATCGGCTTGAACGAATGGAAGCAATCTTGTCAGATGGCGAATACGTGTGGCTTACGCCACAGGGAATGAAGTTTGGTAATGCGGTTTTTCGGGAATTTCTACTATAA